The proteins below come from a single Bacteroidota bacterium genomic window:
- a CDS encoding HD domain-containing protein, with amino-acid sequence MQLSGHLENPIFKIVADEARKLGAEAFVIGGYVRDILLGRESKDIDIVVAGSGIELAQNVASKLGKNILVTVFKNFGTAMIHHNGLDVEFVGARKESYRADSRKPLVENGSLEDDQNRRDFTINAMAFSLNEFDFGSLIDPFGGHHDLEKKIIRTPLEPDITFSDDPLRMMRAVRFAAQLGFTIEEKTLAAIQRNGKRLAIVSKERITDELNKMMLAPFPSDGFIYMQETGLLEVVLPWVAALQGVEKIGGSGHKDNFFHTIKVLDRVAQRTDNLWLRWAALLHDIAKPLVKKYSEETGWTFHGHEVKGERMVHDIFRELKLPLNEKMKYVQKLVLLHLRPARLAEDEITDSAIRRLLFEAGDTIDDLMLLCEADITSKNQQKVIKYLKNFEIVRHKLAEIEQKDKLRNWQPPVTGEMIMQTFDLQPCREVGIIKNAIREAILDGKIENNYTEAFNFMIDEAKKINIIQKK; translated from the coding sequence TTGCAATTATCCGGTCATCTTGAAAATCCAATTTTTAAAATTGTTGCTGACGAAGCCCGCAAGCTTGGTGCCGAAGCGTTTGTTATAGGTGGCTATGTAAGAGATATTCTGCTCGGGCGTGAATCAAAAGATATAGACATTGTTGTTGCAGGCAGCGGCATAGAGCTGGCTCAAAACGTGGCATCTAAGCTGGGAAAAAACATCCTGGTAACGGTGTTTAAAAATTTCGGGACAGCCATGATTCACCATAACGGACTCGATGTTGAATTTGTAGGTGCCCGTAAAGAATCCTATCGCGCTGATTCGCGCAAGCCGCTGGTTGAAAACGGAAGTCTTGAAGACGACCAAAACCGTCGTGATTTCACGATAAATGCGATGGCGTTTTCATTGAATGAATTTGATTTCGGAAGCCTGATTGACCCGTTTGGCGGACATCACGATCTGGAAAAAAAAATTATCCGCACACCACTGGAACCTGATATTACTTTTTCGGATGATCCGCTGAGAATGATGCGCGCCGTGCGTTTTGCGGCACAGCTGGGTTTTACGATTGAAGAAAAAACGCTTGCAGCCATTCAAAGAAATGGCAAAAGACTTGCCATTGTTTCTAAAGAACGTATCACCGACGAATTGAATAAAATGATGCTCGCACCTTTTCCTTCAGACGGATTCATTTATATGCAGGAAACCGGATTGCTGGAGGTCGTTCTGCCATGGGTAGCGGCACTGCAGGGTGTTGAAAAAATCGGCGGCAGCGGTCATAAAGACAACTTCTTTCATACCATTAAAGTACTTGACCGCGTTGCACAGCGTACCGATAATTTATGGCTTCGCTGGGCCGCACTGCTTCATGATATTGCCAAACCACTCGTTAAAAAATACAGTGAAGAAACGGGCTGGACTTTTCACGGACATGAAGTAAAAGGCGAGCGCATGGTGCATGATATTTTTCGTGAACTGAAGCTTCCGCTGAACGAAAAGATGAAGTATGTACAGAAGCTGGTGCTGCTGCATCTGAGACCGGCCAGACTTGCCGAAGATGAAATTACGGATTCGGCAATACGGCGCCTGCTGTTTGAAGCCGGTGATACCATTGATGATCTGATGTTGCTGTGTGAAGCGGATATTACTTCAAAAAATCAGCAAAAGGTTATCAAATACCTGAAGAATTTTGAAATTGTACGGCACAAACTTGCCGAAATAGAACAAAAAGACAAACTGCGTAACTGGCAGCCACCGGTAACCGGCGAAATGATTATGCAGACCTTTGATTTAC
- a CDS encoding 4Fe-4S dicluster domain-containing protein, translated as MGALYDKLKNDVRFEEGLKACMNCGTCTAICAASEFYEYDPRSVVDIVQTRNEEQILALLKSETIWYCGECMSCKTRCPRGNAPGLIIMALRSLSQEEGYFVESEKGRQQLAVKRTVGDWILKTGYCLYLEGIGTDLHPEQGPVWDWKQKNWRGIFEKLGANYLGSGPGILRKIPEEAMDELRSIFEVTGGNERFRKIEEYSKIKAEEMGMQLDDTIDNEYFRHIYSFNSNKHNKHED; from the coding sequence ATGGGAGCTTTGTACGACAAACTAAAAAACGATGTCCGTTTTGAAGAAGGCCTGAAAGCCTGCATGAATTGCGGCACCTGTACTGCAATATGCGCCGCTTCCGAGTTTTATGAATACGACCCGCGCTCGGTTGTGGATATTGTACAAACACGGAATGAGGAACAGATTCTGGCTCTGCTGAAAAGCGAAACTATTTGGTATTGCGGCGAATGTATGTCGTGCAAAACACGCTGTCCGCGCGGCAATGCGCCGGGTTTGATTATTATGGCATTACGCTCCCTGTCGCAGGAAGAAGGTTATTTTGTGGAATCGGAAAAAGGACGGCAGCAGTTAGCCGTTAAACGGACGGTGGGCGACTGGATTCTGAAAACCGGATATTGTCTGTACCTCGAGGGCATCGGTACTGATCTGCATCCCGAGCAGGGACCGGTGTGGGACTGGAAGCAAAAAAACTGGCGCGGCATCTTCGAAAAACTGGGCGCCAATTACCTCGGCAGCGGTCCGGGCATTCTGCGTAAAATTCCGGAAGAAGCCATGGACGAGCTTCGGAGCATTTTTGAGGTCACCGGAGGCAACGAACGATTCAGGAAAATTGAAGAATATTCTAAAATAAAAGCCGAAGAAATGGGCATGCAGCTCGACGATACCATTGATAACGAGTATTTCAGGCACATTTATTCTTTTAACAGCAATAAACACAACAAGCATGAAGATTGA
- a CDS encoding glycosyltransferase family 9 protein — translation MKRILIIQTASIGDVILATPVAECVHRQEPETIIDILVKKGCESLFAGHPYVRNVLVWDKSSKKYRHLFSLLKKIRREKYDAVINIQRFASSGFLAGFSGAAVRSGFDKNPFSFLFTHKAAHAIGTGIPFVHETERNLTLLKPLFGGGLTAAPRLFPTAAAFAKASEIAQGRYITIAPASLWFTKQWPAEKWAEFISELPADKKIFIIGSGSDQTTAEKIVNLCRGNKPESLCGKLSLLETAALMKDAEMNFTNDSAPQHLASAVNAAVSVVFCSTVPAFGFGPLSDNAVIIETAEPLKCRPCGLHGFNSCPEKHFKCAMAITKEQLLKSVKQ, via the coding sequence ATGAAAAGAATTCTGATAATACAGACTGCATCTATCGGTGATGTGATACTGGCCACGCCTGTAGCGGAATGTGTGCACCGGCAAGAGCCTGAAACCATTATTGATATCCTGGTAAAAAAGGGTTGTGAAAGCCTGTTTGCAGGTCATCCGTATGTGCGGAATGTACTGGTGTGGGATAAATCGTCAAAAAAATACCGTCATCTTTTTTCACTGTTAAAAAAAATCAGACGCGAAAAATACGACGCAGTAATAAACATTCAGCGTTTTGCTTCATCGGGATTTCTTGCAGGTTTTTCGGGTGCTGCAGTGCGGTCGGGTTTTGATAAAAATCCATTTTCATTTCTTTTTACGCATAAAGCAGCTCATGCAATTGGAACCGGTATTCCCTTTGTACACGAGACGGAGCGCAATCTGACATTGCTAAAACCATTGTTCGGCGGTGGGTTGACGGCAGCACCCCGTTTATTCCCCACAGCAGCTGCTTTCGCAAAAGCATCAGAAATAGCTCAAGGCAGATATATTACCATTGCTCCGGCCTCGTTGTGGTTCACAAAACAATGGCCGGCAGAGAAATGGGCTGAGTTCATTTCTGAATTGCCCGCCGATAAAAAAATATTTATCATAGGGTCGGGTTCCGATCAAACGACGGCAGAAAAAATCGTAAATTTGTGCCGCGGAAATAAGCCTGAAAGTCTTTGCGGAAAGCTTAGCCTGCTTGAAACGGCAGCATTGATGAAAGATGCCGAGATGAATTTCACGAACGACAGTGCACCGCAACATCTGGCAAGCGCCGTGAATGCAGCAGTAAGTGTCGTTTTTTGTTCTACAGTTCCGGCATTTGGTTTTGGTCCTTTATCGGACAATGCCGTAATAATTGAAACAGCAGAACCGCTGAAGTGCAGACCATGCGGACTTCATGGATTTAACAGCTGCCCTGAAAAACATTTTAAATGCGCGATGGCAATTACCAAAGAACAACTATTGAAGAGCGTAAAACAATGA
- a CDS encoding L-threonylcarbamoyladenylate synthase, which yields MRDGNYQRTTIEERKTMTEELLKAYEVLEKGGIILYPTDTIWGIGCDATKVKSVDRIFKIKKRDPARSLIILLDQFEKLHRYVDKVPAIALDLINSIDTPLTIVYPGGKNLAKNLLAEDGSIGIRIVKTEFCRRLISLLNAPLVSSSANFSGQSTPLMFCKISPEIIKSVDYVVDFERDAINQVRPSTVIKFTDNESYQIIRT from the coding sequence ATGCGCGATGGCAATTACCAAAGAACAACTATTGAAGAGCGTAAAACAATGACCGAAGAATTATTAAAAGCATACGAGGTTCTTGAAAAAGGCGGAATCATACTCTACCCGACCGACACTATATGGGGAATAGGATGCGATGCTACGAAAGTAAAATCTGTTGACCGCATTTTTAAAATAAAAAAACGTGATCCGGCTCGAAGCCTTATTATTTTGCTCGATCAGTTTGAAAAGCTGCACCGCTATGTAGACAAAGTTCCTGCCATAGCACTCGACCTGATTAACAGTATAGACACACCGCTTACCATTGTGTATCCGGGCGGCAAGAATCTTGCAAAAAATTTACTCGCCGAAGATGGTTCTATAGGTATACGTATTGTAAAAACAGAATTCTGCCGCAGGCTCATCAGCTTGCTGAACGCGCCATTGGTGTCGTCGTCGGCAAATTTCAGCGGACAGTCAACTCCACTTATGTTTTGCAAAATATCGCCCGAAATCATCAAATCTGTTGATTATGTAGTAGATTTTGAACGCGATGCCATCAACCAGGTTCGACCGTCAACTGTCATCAAGTTTACTGACAATGAGTCTTACCAAATAATCAGAACATAA
- a CDS encoding TonB-dependent receptor, whose translation MKNRIHFTLLLLLISFFAIAQKSNISGRIYNAKNNEPLPFANIVIFGTNIGATSDIDGKYSFTGVKPGYVKLVASSIGFDNYVSEEFMVSNSRSMDVDIPMIEKVINLQGVDIKASPFERKEESPISMRSLGISDIEKNPGGNRDISKVIQSYPGVAATPAFRNDIVVRGGGTGENRFYLDDVEIPNLNHFATQGASGGPVGIINTDFLREVEFYSGAFPASYGNAMSSVIDMKQIDPNHDKLNAKAALGASDLAVTLNTPLGKDAGMIFSVRRSYLQLLFTALQLPFLPTYNDYQLKVKIDLDKKNQLTFISLGAYDQSSLNLKANKTESQRYILSYLPVYNQWNYTIGAVYRHFRKNSFDTWVLSRNMLRNSSYKYFKNDESVASNKLSDYTSDEIENKIRYENTTRTAGFKIIYGAGAEYAKYTNKTYQKAFVNNLPLIIDYHSFLEMYKWNLFGQVSKNIFGERLALSLGIRADANNYSSSMQNLLNQFSPRFSASWMINENWSLNFNTGRYYQQPPYTMLGYRNSAGALVNRDHNLKYISVDHYVAGVAYQDQKNFKVSVEGFYKMYHNYPFSVNDSICLASAGADFGVFGNEEVVSRSKGRAFGVEVLGRVKMWKGFNGIASYTYVRSEFQDKNNNYVPSAWDSRHLVSMTLSKTFKRNWSAGFKWRYVSGTPYTPWNLNVSSQIAAWDAQGKGYLDYSRFNTERLKAFTQLDVRVDKTWFFKRWSLNLYVDVQNLYNSKLESPPNLIQVTDANGAPLTDPADNTRYLLKSLNNTSGTILPTLGIIVEI comes from the coding sequence ATGAAAAACAGAATTCACTTCACCCTGCTGCTATTGTTGATTTCCTTTTTTGCGATTGCTCAGAAAAGCAACATTTCGGGAAGGATATACAATGCCAAGAACAATGAGCCATTGCCTTTTGCCAATATTGTTATTTTCGGAACCAACATAGGCGCCACTTCCGATATTGACGGAAAGTATTCGTTCACCGGTGTTAAGCCGGGCTACGTAAAACTTGTTGCCAGTTCCATCGGTTTCGATAATTATGTTTCCGAGGAATTTATGGTAAGCAACTCCCGGTCGATGGATGTTGATATTCCCATGATTGAAAAGGTTATCAATCTTCAGGGTGTTGACATAAAGGCATCGCCGTTTGAGCGCAAAGAAGAAAGTCCGATTTCTATGCGGAGTCTGGGTATTTCGGATATAGAGAAAAACCCGGGCGGCAACCGTGATATTTCAAAGGTAATTCAATCATATCCGGGCGTTGCGGCCACTCCGGCTTTTCGTAACGACATTGTGGTTCGCGGAGGCGGTACGGGTGAAAACCGTTTCTATCTGGATGATGTTGAAATTCCGAATCTGAATCACTTCGCAACACAAGGAGCTTCCGGTGGACCTGTGGGTATCATCAATACAGATTTTCTGCGAGAGGTAGAATTTTATTCGGGTGCTTTTCCGGCAAGTTACGGCAACGCCATGAGTTCGGTAATTGACATGAAGCAAATAGACCCGAACCATGATAAACTCAATGCCAAAGCCGCTTTGGGCGCTTCCGATCTGGCCGTGACGCTTAACACTCCACTGGGAAAAGATGCGGGAATGATTTTCTCGGTTCGCCGTTCCTACCTGCAGTTGCTGTTTACAGCACTTCAACTGCCGTTTTTGCCGACCTACAATGATTATCAGCTAAAAGTAAAAATTGACCTTGATAAAAAGAATCAGCTTACGTTTATCAGTCTGGGTGCGTACGACCAGTCAAGCCTGAATCTGAAGGCTAACAAGACCGAGTCTCAGCGATACATTCTGAGTTATCTGCCGGTTTATAATCAGTGGAATTATACCATTGGCGCAGTTTACAGACATTTCAGGAAAAATTCTTTTGATACCTGGGTGCTCAGTCGTAATATGCTCAGAAATTCATCATACAAATATTTTAAGAACGACGAAAGTGTTGCGTCCAACAAGTTGTCGGATTATACGTCGGATGAAATTGAAAATAAAATCCGTTACGAGAACACTACCCGCACGGCCGGTTTTAAAATCATTTACGGTGCAGGAGCCGAGTACGCTAAATACACCAACAAAACGTATCAGAAGGCCTTTGTAAATAATTTGCCCCTTATTATTGACTACCATTCATTTCTTGAAATGTACAAATGGAATTTGTTCGGACAGGTAAGCAAAAACATTTTCGGCGAACGACTGGCACTATCGCTGGGCATCAGGGCCGATGCAAATAATTATTCGTCGTCCATGCAGAATCTGCTTAACCAGTTTTCGCCGCGCTTTTCCGCATCGTGGATGATTAACGAAAACTGGTCGCTCAATTTCAATACCGGCAGGTACTACCAGCAGCCGCCTTATACCATGCTTGGTTATAGAAACAGCGCAGGAGCACTTGTAAACAGAGATCACAATTTGAAATACATTTCCGTTGATCATTATGTTGCAGGTGTTGCCTATCAGGACCAGAAGAACTTTAAAGTTTCTGTTGAAGGATTCTATAAAATGTATCACAATTACCCGTTCTCGGTAAACGACTCAATTTGTCTTGCCAGTGCCGGTGCCGATTTTGGAGTGTTCGGGAACGAAGAAGTAGTATCGCGCTCCAAAGGCCGCGCATTTGGAGTTGAGGTACTGGGTCGGGTCAAAATGTGGAAAGGGTTTAATGGAATCGCAAGCTATACTTACGTCAGAAGCGAGTTTCAGGATAAAAACAACAACTATGTTCCATCGGCCTGGGACAGTCGTCATCTGGTCAGCATGACCTTATCCAAAACATTTAAGAGAAACTGGTCTGCGGGTTTTAAGTGGCGTTATGTTTCCGGTACGCCTTACACACCTTGGAATCTCAATGTTTCGTCACAAATTGCAGCGTGGGATGCACAAGGCAAAGGCTATCTTGATTATTCCCGTTTCAACACCGAGCGCTTGAAAGCGTTTACGCAGCTCGATGTTCGGGTGGATAAAACATGGTTCTTTAAACGTTGGTCATTGAATCTTTATGTGGATGTTCAGAACCTTTACAATTCCAAACTGGAGAGTCCGCCCAACCTTATACAGGTAACAGACGCCAATGGTGCACCGCTTACAGATCCTGCAGACAACACGCGTTATCTGTTAAAAAGTCTGAACAATACATCGGGCACCATACTTCCAACACTGGGTATCATCGTAGAGATATAG
- a CDS encoding FAD-dependent oxidoreductase codes for MDQKKVIVIGGGIAGMESAAYLSAMGYYVTLIEKEAALGGHLRKWDRLFPTMRRGDEVLTFLKQGVENNVNIMYRANIIKIDELGKSFRVELDSGTTLIADALLITTGYDIFDARLKEEYGYGIYDNVITSAELEGKFSQGGQMLTPTGKVPARIGFIHCVGSRDEKVGHVYCSKVCCVTAVKQSMELKEKLPDAELFCFYMDMRMYGMHFEALYKEAQEKWGINFVRGRLSEAAENIDHSIVLKVEDTLAGKPMKMTVDLLVLMVGFVPSEGTRQIGKLLGLQFGVNGFFKTKDQHTLTNVSNIPGVFFAGSCTAPKTITNTITDARAAAAAIASYLEGYNIEERTKAYFKGVNN; via the coding sequence ATGGACCAAAAAAAAGTTATAGTTATTGGTGGTGGAATAGCCGGAATGGAATCGGCTGCGTATCTCTCTGCCATGGGTTATTATGTAACGCTGATTGAGAAAGAAGCCGCGTTGGGCGGTCATCTGCGCAAATGGGACCGACTCTTCCCGACGATGCGCCGTGGCGATGAGGTACTCACATTTCTGAAACAGGGTGTTGAGAACAACGTCAATATTATGTACCGCGCCAATATTATCAAGATAGATGAACTTGGCAAATCGTTTCGCGTAGAGCTCGACAGCGGAACCACGCTCATTGCGGACGCCTTGCTCATTACCACAGGATACGATATTTTTGATGCCCGCCTGAAAGAAGAATACGGCTACGGCATTTACGATAATGTAATTACATCGGCAGAGCTGGAAGGAAAATTTTCGCAGGGCGGGCAAATGCTTACACCAACAGGAAAAGTTCCTGCACGCATCGGCTTCATACATTGTGTCGGCTCACGCGACGAAAAGGTAGGTCATGTCTATTGCTCGAAGGTTTGCTGTGTAACGGCTGTGAAGCAATCAATGGAATTGAAAGAAAAACTTCCTGATGCAGAGCTGTTCTGTTTTTATATGGATATGCGTATGTACGGAATGCATTTCGAAGCATTGTACAAAGAAGCACAGGAAAAGTGGGGAATAAATTTTGTGCGCGGCCGCTTATCGGAAGCTGCTGAAAATATTGACCACAGCATCGTATTAAAAGTGGAAGATACCCTTGCCGGTAAACCCATGAAAATGACGGTTGACTTGCTGGTGCTGATGGTTGGTTTTGTGCCTTCGGAAGGAACCAGACAGATTGGAAAATTACTGGGATTGCAGTTTGGCGTGAACGGATTTTTTAAAACAAAAGACCAGCACACGCTAACCAATGTTTCGAACATTCCGGGCGTATTCTTTGCAGGGTCGTGTACGGCGCCAAAAACCATCACAAATACCATCACCGATGCGCGGGCAGCCGCTGCGGCCATTGCCAGTTACCTCGAAGGCTATAACATCGAAGAACGAACAAAAGCGTACTTTAAAGGAGTTAATAACTAA
- a CDS encoding heterodisulfide reductase-related iron-sulfur binding cluster, which yields MKIEGKQALWQEYQKEIADDSYFYVRSCVRQNFFPGSETTFLRILRNELGKEVYEHPCHTTCTGIGYHGDIVPVETAMTVVARQYALMSEAGYKNFVPSCVTSFGLYTEILDTWHHFPELEEKIRENLRKATGREFEVPANMAHASDVIYKFRKEIAAKAKYKLVNKATGEPLKVVEHIGCHYSKMFPHKGVGGAEYPYVLVGMVEEWGGEVIDYPERRHCCGFGFRQYLVQANRGYSIACSHKKFESMEPYKPDMIITNCPGCPMFMDKWQYAIAEMSGKTYGQDGKGIPVFTFEEVAGLVLGYDPWEIGLQVHQVACEPVLDKMGIPYDPEKKYKGIHGEDLGRPELPEFLKVC from the coding sequence ATGAAGATTGAAGGTAAACAGGCTCTTTGGCAGGAATATCAGAAGGAAATTGCCGACGACAGCTATTTCTACGTGCGTTCCTGTGTGCGGCAGAACTTTTTTCCCGGTTCCGAAACTACTTTTTTGCGCATCCTTCGTAATGAACTTGGAAAAGAGGTGTACGAACACCCATGCCATACAACATGCACCGGTATTGGCTATCATGGCGATATTGTTCCTGTAGAGACGGCCATGACTGTGGTAGCTCGTCAATATGCACTGATGAGCGAGGCCGGTTACAAAAATTTTGTACCGTCCTGTGTAACTTCCTTCGGATTGTACACCGAGATTTTAGACACCTGGCATCATTTTCCCGAACTGGAAGAAAAAATTCGTGAGAACCTCAGAAAAGCCACCGGGCGCGAGTTTGAAGTTCCCGCGAATATGGCTCATGCCAGCGATGTTATTTATAAATTCCGTAAGGAAATCGCCGCCAAGGCAAAGTATAAACTGGTTAATAAAGCTACGGGCGAGCCACTCAAAGTGGTTGAACATATTGGTTGCCATTATTCAAAAATGTTCCCGCACAAAGGTGTCGGCGGTGCCGAATATCCTTATGTGCTTGTCGGAATGGTTGAAGAATGGGGTGGTGAAGTAATTGATTATCCCGAGCGCCGTCATTGCTGCGGATTCGGATTCAGACAATATCTGGTTCAGGCCAATAGGGGCTATTCCATTGCCTGTTCGCACAAGAAATTTGAATCCATGGAGCCTTATAAACCCGATATGATTATTACCAATTGTCCCGGCTGTCCTATGTTTATGGATAAATGGCAATACGCTATTGCGGAAATGTCGGGAAAAACATATGGTCAGGATGGTAAAGGAATTCCTGTATTCACCTTCGAAGAAGTGGCAGGGTTGGTGCTTGGATACGATCCCTGGGAAATAGGTTTGCAGGTGCATCAGGTAGCCTGCGAACCGGTGCTTGATAAAATGGGCATTCCATATGACCCGGAAAAAAAATACAAAGGAATTCATGGTGAGGACCTCGGACGACCCGAGCTGCCTGAGTTTCTCAAAGTCTGTTAA
- a CDS encoding (Fe-S)-binding protein, with product MKFDPFVLPFSIGLFILFVIVIVKFSMWIRRLPADDRNRLNKGIFSRKVFGAGWEIITESLFHRRVYRVNPLLGYMHMSFAFGWFMLIVLGNLESRLHAGTELNFPYYPIFFRFFVPGHVNIPWSGFFGFIMDFFLLYVISGLMLAMFKRIYSRMFGMKKTTKMKLFDKFALTSLWFIFPLRLLAESFTSGVHHGGSFLTGSLGDFFAGFLPVEPLSYVAWWAYSFALGIFFVSLPYSRYMHIPAEILLIGFRRFGINRYKRFGVFQEVEINSCPRCGVCIDVCQISTAAGIHDTQAVYFVKSLREKKKDEVIAQTCLVCGRCKEYCPVAIDTDSLRLSQRTYLGGKKFFNYAYLPPVETKKVDVIYFAGCMTHLTPAIRKAMVGILDASGVNYSFMDADGSICCGRPLMLAGQYNDARNLIDQNKKIIQESGARRLVTSCPICFRVFNEDYKLDIEVLHHSQFISELLDNNILKSSISDKKVVYHDPCELGRGSGIFDEPRKVIRNYATLVQTPHEAEAGLCCGGSLGNIEKYNEVREKVSSQIVDELMNSCPDFLITSCPLCKKTLGKYAGTKVKDLAELVYEGHKNGLLIN from the coding sequence ATGAAATTTGATCCTTTTGTGCTGCCGTTCAGCATCGGGCTGTTCATATTATTCGTCATCGTTATTGTAAAATTTTCGATGTGGATACGCCGCCTTCCGGCCGACGACCGCAATCGTTTAAATAAAGGTATATTCAGCCGTAAGGTTTTTGGTGCCGGTTGGGAAATAATTACCGAAAGTCTTTTTCACCGACGCGTTTACCGTGTTAACCCGTTGCTTGGTTATATGCACATGAGTTTTGCTTTCGGTTGGTTTATGCTGATAGTACTCGGAAATCTTGAATCGCGCTTACATGCAGGCACCGAACTCAACTTCCCGTATTACCCTATATTTTTCCGCTTTTTCGTCCCCGGGCATGTCAATATTCCCTGGAGCGGGTTCTTCGGTTTCATCATGGACTTCTTTCTGCTTTATGTGATATCCGGTCTGATGCTGGCGATGTTCAAGAGAATATACTCGCGTATGTTCGGCATGAAGAAAACGACCAAAATGAAGCTTTTTGATAAGTTTGCCCTCACTTCTCTTTGGTTCATCTTTCCGTTAAGGCTGTTGGCAGAAAGTTTTACATCGGGTGTGCATCATGGCGGAAGTTTCCTTACCGGCAGTCTGGGCGATTTTTTTGCGGGCTTTCTTCCGGTTGAGCCGCTGTCGTATGTTGCCTGGTGGGCGTACTCATTTGCTCTCGGCATTTTCTTTGTTTCGCTGCCGTATTCAAGGTATATGCACATTCCTGCCGAAATATTGCTGATAGGATTCAGGCGCTTTGGCATCAATCGATATAAACGTTTTGGCGTATTTCAGGAAGTGGAAATCAACTCGTGCCCGCGCTGTGGCGTGTGCATTGATGTTTGCCAGATTTCAACAGCGGCGGGTATTCACGATACACAGGCCGTTTATTTCGTAAAATCTCTGCGTGAAAAGAAAAAAGATGAGGTCATTGCGCAGACATGCCTGGTTTGCGGTCGTTGCAAGGAGTATTGTCCGGTGGCAATCGATACCGATTCATTAAGATTATCACAACGCACTTATCTCGGCGGAAAAAAGTTTTTCAATTACGCTTATCTGCCGCCGGTTGAGACTAAAAAGGTGGATGTAATTTACTTCGCAGGCTGCATGACTCATTTAACGCCGGCTATACGAAAAGCCATGGTCGGTATTCTTGACGCATCGGGCGTGAATTACAGCTTTATGGATGCCGATGGTTCGATATGCTGCGGGCGCCCCCTCATGCTGGCCGGTCAGTATAATGATGCACGTAATCTGATTGACCAGAATAAAAAGATAATACAAGAATCGGGCGCCCGCAGACTCGTTACTTCCTGCCCCATCTGTTTCAGGGTGTTCAATGAAGATTACAAATTGGATATTGAAGTATTACACCACAGTCAGTTTATTTCGGAATTATTGGATAACAATATATTAAAATCCTCAATATCAGACAAAAAGGTGGTTTATCACGATCCGTGCGAACTGGGTCGTGGCTCCGGAATATTTGATGAGCCTAGGAAAGTGATACGAAATTACGCCACATTAGTGCAAACACCACATGAAGCCGAAGCAGGATTATGCTGTGGCGGTTCGCTGGGAAATATTGAAAAATATAACGAGGTCAGAGAAAAGGTTTCTTCTCAAATTGTCGATGAACTGATGAATTCCTGCCCCGATTTTTTAATAACTTCTTGTCCTCTTTGTAAAAAAACATTGGGAAAATATGCCGGAACGAAGGTTAAGGATCTGGCAGAATTGGTGTACGAGGGGCATAAAAATGGTCTTCTTATTAATTGA
- a CDS encoding 4Fe-4S dicluster domain-containing protein, giving the protein MKDFGYKINPDRQIDYDANSRQLANSVISKEATFNVCMSCGSCTATCSAGVFTDFNLRKIFVLIKRGETSTLKEEMKKCMLCGKCQLICPRGVNTRKVILSIHKALENHEI; this is encoded by the coding sequence ATGAAAGATTTCGGATATAAAATAAACCCTGACCGCCAGATTGACTATGACGCAAATAGCCGTCAGCTGGCCAACAGCGTTATTTCAAAAGAAGCTACCTTCAATGTATGTATGAGCTGTGGAAGCTGTACCGCTACCTGTAGCGCCGGAGTTTTTACGGATTTTAATCTCAGAAAAATTTTTGTTTTGATAAAAAGAGGGGAGACCTCAACGCTGAAAGAAGAAATGAAAAAATGCATGCTGTGCGGCAAATGCCAGCTTATCTGTCCACGGGGCGTGAATACACGCAAAGTAATATTGTCTATTCACAAAGCACTTGAGAACCATGAAATTTGA